The segment CGTGGTGGccagagaagaagaataaaaagaaaacaataataacatgGGCCGTCATGTGTCGctgcctgcagcacagagacaaaagttccatcagtgcagctgtcCTAACGTGTGAGACAATATCAtagtatataatataataataataatataatattatagtACTAAAACAGAGGGTTCAATTTATGAGCTGAATTATAATCCGaacatttaaaaatcaacaTTACAGGAATggctttgatgatgtcatcaccacaCTACAAACTGACATCAAGTTTAAAAGATGCAAAAGCACCTGACCGAGATCCAGCTAAGCACGTTTACTTGAACATTTCTGACAGAAAGTGAACATTTGTCACCGGACtttcaaggattttttttttttggcatccAGGACAAAGTCAGCAGAGACTGAAACCCTGCAGAACTTCCAGCATGGAAAATGTGAGCTCGGAACTCTGTGGTTGTCAGTTGTCTTTTACGCACGttagctctgaagctgcagaagcTAAGTATATTCATgtcaaaatcaaaatataaacatgaatagCATGTTGCTACCTCACTTTACAAGTGTGTTTAAGCAGCTTCATGACAATATCACCATATTTGAGCCTATTATAATGCAGCTGGGTCTGTCTATTCTCAATTAGGCTCCATGCACTAGACTCGAATCATTtaaatatacatgtatatagCATTGTTCATACCAAGAGGCCATTGGGGCTTGTTGTGTGTGCAAGGCTAGACATTCAGCCACATCACCTGTCTACAATATGCAGTGTTTCAGTGCtttattttgctaaaactacacATGGACAATCACCTATGCTGCACATATATTGTGTACACACCGCTTAGCTGAGGCTACATTTGGCTCGACACTGGACTTATTTGACTGTGGGCCCATTGTAACTACACAGCCATTCTTTTCTCATTATGTCCCTGCATGTGAGAGAGGCCTGAAGCGGGGCTTATGTTGTAATTAAATGTGCATCTTTatcaacatttacatttacatagttaCATGCGAGGGTTTGTTTCGGTTCCTCCATAATCAGCAGTAGAGGTTGGAGGTCAGGCCCTTATACCGTCACAGTTCAGAGGTGTATGACTGGAACATGCCGGTGTGTGTTGCAGCAAATTCACCTCAGAGAGCACGACTACGCTCAGAGAGGGAGAACCTCTCCCAGAAAGAGATCCACGGGCTGCTTCAGGTGTCCACACTGCAGGAACGCCCAGGTGAGACGTCAGGAAGTCTGAACacactttcttctctcctccacctccatgcACATTCAGTCTAAGCTCTCTGATGACCTTCTGCAGGAGAAACCGACCTCCAGCTCCCAGCGGTCTGCAGCCACTCCCCAGAAGAGGAAGCGGGACTCCCTGCCTGATGCGGAACCACCAAGAAAGCTGCTCAAGGGGACCTGTAACACCATCCCACCAGCTGAGCTGCCGGTGGCCTCCAGGCCTCCTCTGTGGTCAGCAGTGACAGTGCTGTGATAATACACAACCGGTCAGTGGAGGAGTACCAGAGGATCTACCACCAGGTTTTTGATCAAACGATGAGGTATATCTGAGCTCTGTCATGGATCATCACTGTCTGACAGCCTAAAGTGCTTTTTAGTTCACATGCACCTGCTCTTAGGGACAAGAAAGGCCACCTCCGGAAGTACAGCTTGGACCTGGGGCGTATCTTCAAGCAGAAGCTGTGGGAGAGGTTGGACCGTCCAATGATTACGACGACCATGGATGAAAACGGACTGCAGCATGTGACAGTGTCCTACGGTGCTGGTGtccaccctcctctccatcatctggACACTTCAGGGGAACCAGAGCCTGTGCTCACACACAGCGTCAGACGCCAGCACATGTCAGCAAACATTCCTTGTAAATAAGGACACTGTATATATAGACACTGTaaattattagtttggttgccttAAGGTCTTGTCTTGTTAAgcagcctcatctcctctgcATGAGGGGAAGTCTTCAAACCTCTGGGTGTGATGATCAGAGCACAGGTACGACGCCTTCTGATCTCCACACAGGGTTTGTTCAGCATCTTGTAAACTTTAGTCAAAGgacaaacatttaaattaaaacaatgaGCTACATGTGATCAGTTACATTTTTATTCATCATCATTTCTCATTAAAATATTGAATGATTCAATAATAATTTATCAGTGTGTCATCAGATTTATAAGCATGCTTTTATTGGACTTCACTTTGGGGCTTCTCGTCTTTTGATTGACCATTTAAAACATTGCAGTGTATAACGATACATCAGGTGTACATCCATCTATTAAACAATCAAGTTCAAATAaaaggaaatttaaaaaaaaatgctcagcAGAGGCTGACTAGTCTCTCATCTCACCACAAGGAGGCGCTGTGATCTCACAGTCACTGCCCTGCTGGATATCAGCATGTCTGcctctgcagcatgtgtgacaTCAGCTCAGCGTCACACAGTGGTAAAATACATCTGAACACAACAACATGGCTACACCAGCATAGTCCACGTAACAAAgactcaacacaaacacaggagcgGCGTGGAAGGACGCCTCCAGCTGAATTCAAGTTTATCATATGATGCATGCAGACAGGAGACACTGTAAGAAGTGTCGATGAAGAACAAAACAAGTGCTCATCTAACAGCTGAGGACCAGACCAGCAGGTCCCCGAAGTTCTCCAGCTCCTCAGGAGATGAAGCAGACAGGGGGAGCTCTGTGGTGGTGGAGTCTATCTCCAGGCCTCtgcctctcagctcctcctcctcctcctcctcctcttcaagtatgcctctcctctctctcctctctggacGCCCGGCCGGGCCTGACTACCTGAAGGAGTGTCTGAAGTGCAGACTCCTTCGTTTCAGCTTCTCTGGGTTGTGGGAGGCCATGTGGGAGAACTCTCTGAAGATGTCGAGGTACGTGGCGTCTCCTgctggagggggggggagaaaaagaggggggggtgaatgatgatgatgatgatgatgatgaagatcagAGCCTGAGAACATCTTTTCTATGAGAAGCCTCGTGGGGACCGTGAGGCTCCGTGGAGCTTCCCCCTCATTCAACAACACATTCTGAGCTTTTACTTCCCCCGTCGCCATAGTAACGGCCGAGTCCACACAGCCAGGACAAAAGCAGCCGAACTCTTTTGTGTCCGTGAGAGCTTCCAGGCTCggctaattaaaaaaagaaaacagagggaCGAACATTCCTGTGAGAGTTACAGATGGTTCCTCACATGAGTTTAACCCTCAGTGTTCAAAGACCCGGGAgttattttagaaataaagttATTTCAAGTTATTTTCAGGCCAAACGAAAATATTGAAAAGTGTTCACAAATAgaatctatatatataaatatatcttaTTCCATCTGAGTTAAATCTCATGCAATGGAAGTTATGACAGATATGTTAGCGATGTTAGCTCCATGctaacagcagcatcagcacatGTTAGAAACGTGGTTAGTCTGCGGGAGGAAGTcagtaaaaagaaacaaaaagaagattAGAAGGTTAGTTTTTAAATCCGTTTATTTCCAGGAAGGAACACAAAGGTAGCAGTGAGtgttcacacacaggtcagaagAGAGAAGGGTTAATATTCTATATACACAACagtcaccacagacacacaccgagctGTACAGGGAAGAACCTTTCAGTGGATCAATGACTGCCGGGTCGACACCGTTCATCATCGGCTGTAAGAGGAGGCCGCACTGAGAGACGACGTGTTTTCAAAGTGCGTTCAAGCCTCAAAATAAAGGTTAGTGGCAAAGTTAGCCATGTTAGCTTGTCTAAGCTAACCTAGCGGTTGCTTCCAAAGTTAGCAAACTAGCTGCAAACCTGAACGTATTTTATAATTCATATGGAGAATCATTTTGACTTTTTAGCTCTGCAGATTAAATTAATGGCGTGCAAGCTGAATAAGCTAGCATGGTATTGGCAGGTTAGTGTGTTAGCAGTTAGCTCTGTGGCTAAGATACAGGAGACACTGCATGGACTGAATGAGTAGAGCTAgcatgtttctgtctgtccaGTGAGCTAGCAGTTAGCTCTGTAGCTAACGTGAGAGCGAAATAGCATGTTTGCTTTTAGCCTtagagctaaaataaaaataatgctacaagaacagagcggagctagcagctagcagctagcacgTATCATGGCTCCAGTTAGAAAACCTATTGCTGCCACATTAAATGATTGTTCCATTCATATATAAAGCTTTCTGCAGGACAACATATTTTGCACAGTCCCCTATAATTAAAATGATCCATAGTTCTTTACACTATAACATAAAAACCTGCTGGATGTCTTTGGTCCCTTGAGAAGAAAGCAACATTTCTGAGGGATGATAATTCATCAGCTCACTGAGCTACAAACATCCAGACGACGTTTGCATCCATGAACGTCACTTCATGCACCGTTGTTGTGACTTGGTGgtatataacaatatataaacattatttaatcATACTTGATGCCAAATATTCACATACATAGAACCGACAGGAGCTCAGAGGACGTGGAGCAGCACCCATGcaccataaacaaacaacaagtcTACAACGTGATCTACCATCAACAGACATTTAAACACTGTACTCACAGCTAATTTATCAAAAATCCTCCAGTGCTTTAATTTCCCCACAGAGAAGTGATTGCACACCatgaagctgtgtgtctgtgtgtgtgtgtgtgtgtactcagcaaaataaaactcacaaaatAGAATCCAGCTTAAAAAAATACCATCTGAATGTTGTTAAGCGGATACAAAAAATACTGATCATCTGTCCTGAAAGAGTCATTGCACTATTGCTCTGGTAGTTgccttaaaattaaaaaataaaggtaaGAAAAGTGCATCGTTCTGCTTTTAATGTAAGATAAAAGCTTCGGTCTCTCCCTCGGTCACAGTTATGCTAGCTTCACAGTTTCTCCAGAATATTGAAATAAAGGTTAATAAAGCGGCTGTCCAGGGTCCAGGAGTATCTGAAGTCTCCGgcagctctgagtgtgtgtgtggtcaggtcAGAGCATGCTCCAGATACTACATTACCCAtgagcctctgctgctgttcacacaGAGAAGGATCCAGCCAGAGGCTCAAACCAAATCTGTTCAAAACTAAAGGTTGACTTGAGGCGTCTGGACCCTACACCCACACTCCACCAAACCTGGACCTGCTGCAGGTCTTTGGCCTCAGAGCCGCCTGTAAACCACAGACTGGTGGTCCCAAACACCCGCTGAGAGTTTTTGGCAAATGTGACATCGATGGGTTAACACTAAGGTTTGATCCTGAGACTGCTGGCAGGAATATTTATTataaagacccccccccccctgcttcaCCCCAACTGGACTGGATCAGCAGTCCAGTAACGTCAGACAGATAAACTCCTGAATGCACTTCTtgtactgctgctctgtggggctGCTGCTCGGGTAATGACCTGGCTGTCCGAAGGGTCCCTCCGACTCCCGCATCTCCTCGTTCATCCTGGCCAGACGCAGCCTGGAGGAGAGACGGAGCAGAGcgtcagacaggaagtgacagtgtgtgtgtgtgagtgtgtgtgtgagtcagcgTACAGCGTGACGATGTCTGCGTTGGCCTGCTGCACAGCGATGCTCAGGGGGTCGTGACCTTCCTCATCCTCGTCGTTCTGCGTGGCTCCTCTCTTCAGGAACAAACACACCTGCCTGGAAGGAAAGAACCATGAGTGTGTGAGCTAACCAACAACATCACGGAGAGGAAGCGGCGGCTCCTGACTCACCCCGTGTGTCCCAGGTACGTGGCGTGGTGCAGGGGCCCCCTCCCTCTGGCGTCTCTTTGGTTGACATCAGCGGCGTTCTGGAGCAGGAACTCACAGGCGATCAGTGAACCCTGCAGTGACAGTTACACATGTTAGCTTTGTGCTAACCGTGCCCCACGATGCTAATGTCATGTGACATCACGCGGACTCACCCCGATCACGGCCTGGACGAGCGGCGTCTTCCCCTCGTCCTCGTCGTTCACCAGGTTGACGTCTGCCCCGTGTGCCAGCGCCTCAGCCATGACGGGCAGGTTCCGGGCTCTGGAGGCTTTGTAGAGCAGCGCTCCGGGGTGGAGGTCCCTCACGTCTTCCGGGTCTGATGTCTCGGGCTCCGCCTCCAGCTCGGCCTCGCCGCTGGAGTCCTCGGACACCTCGCGCTCCTCCTCCGTGACGCTGTTCACCACCGAGCCGAACACCAGGATGTCCGTGCTGCCGTCCGTGCTGCCCCCCAGCCCGCTGTCGCTGCTCAGGCCTGCCGGACCGGGAGACGCCACAACATGGACACGTTAGTCACAGATCAGCGTGAGAGCCAAGCATTCTGTTTACAGACACACCAGAGAGCGGCTTACTTCGAGGCCCAGATCCAGTGTCGAAGTAGGAGAAGAGAGAGTCCAGCTCGTCGGGACAGAACAGGGACTCGCGCCTGAACTTAGCAGCTGCTGTGAGACAAACATGAGACCAGGTCAGAGCGGGGTTCAGTGTGAGCCCTGCTGCAGAGGTCTTCTGTctaagcggcaaccttcggggctcaaagttgaagcccatgtggaagtgtcaaaacttgtaattcacgccgcaaccactgggggctggctccaaaagcgagtaatttcccatagactcccatgttaaaatggccgacttcacatcagaaattaacatgtttacagcctggtacaaaaaaccactctggtctcagatgataggttctcttctagtgtcaattgtacgggaggtgaatttttttacaactcactcatacgcataattatgggcgttgccgcttgagtgacagacagttgacgtatcacagcgtgagtttcctgcttccacgatcgcccgcccccctaaaccccgctcgtgctccccctttttgtccatatttggagttttgggacgctgtggcgctgccaacatggcggcggtcatcaacgtcctggaacctcccaccgagcctcagaacggctcttcagaaacaaacgggtgacgtcacggaagctctgtccatagtttttactgtcaatggtcttaCCTGAGGACAGGGTGGAGGGGGAGGTGCTCCCGGGCTCCTGTCGGTACCTCCGGCGTGTTTTAGGCACCGTGGTGGCGCTGTTGTGCCGCCGACACTTCTTCACGCTCCACCGCCGCTCcgacctcttcctctctccgtTGATGAGTATCTCCGTGGAGCCGAGCCTCTTCAGGAACTTCTTCTCTACGTACTTGGCCTTGATCCAGGCCTCCTTCTCCTgcctgcacagaaacacatgtcaGACCGGGTCAGCAGAGGAAGGTGTTTCTGGGCTGGTTTAAGTGAACTGGATGAGTTCGGACCTTGAACTGGACGGTAGAGGTTTCTTCAGACCTTGGTCCTGGAACGAGCCTTCGTAGATGTGGTTGATGATGCTGTTTCCGAGCTCACACATCAACTACAGGAGGATAAAAGAGGCGCCACATGGAATGAGCATCAACGAACTGTGCTAACATCAGACGTCTGGCATTCTGACACATTCGGACTTTTTCCTTAGAACCTCAttcttttgtttacattctaCCATCATCTGTGTatctgcacagacagactgtacCTTTAGTAATTCTGGTTCCCATGAGTCCAGCGTCAGAGAGCGCACCTTGGAACAGTGAACTCCAAGACTCctggaggggggaaaaaaatgatcaatggAGTCTAAAAATATTCTGCACTGCAGTCGAACAGCGTGAAAGTGGAGGGATGTTGGTGTGTTGTGACGGTGAGGCGGCGCCTGAGTCAAGGGAACAAAAGAAGTTTATATTCTGCTGATTTGAAGCAAATGAATCATACAGCACGGCACAGCACGGCACGGCACAGCACGGCACGGCATGGCGACCTGCTTTCAGGAGTGCTGTCCAGGCTTCTAATGTATGCAAATCACTGTCTGGTATCCAGGCAACAGCTTCACATTAGAAAACAACGACACTGTAACAAGAGGTCTGACTGATCTCACTGAGGAGACGGGTCCAGAGAGGCAGCATGAATATTCAACACACACCCCAGccctgtgagtgagtgtgtgtgttttgtgattaCATAAGCATTAATTATTACAATTTAAACTTAAATACACGTTCTCTCCCACTGGGCGCCTGACCCTGCCCTCCATGACCTCAGTGTGATGTAAGAGAAGCAGCAGGGTGCAGTGAGGTGATGTGAGGGGACGTGCTGCTCTGCAGAGTGACACCTTTATTGAACAGCATTACATCACACCCATCAATTCTAAACTATTGACTGGCTTTCTTCTGTCTGAATGGAACTCAAAGCCCGGCTGATCCAATCAGCGGTGCTCTGCACCGTTAATCCCTGGGCTGTGTGCGGCAGAACGTGCTTGCCGCCTTTAGCAGGCAGCTGGCACgtcttcctgtcagcagagccgGCAGCAGGCGAGCGGCACATGGCAGGTGTGATGGAAGCAACCGGATCACTGACCGCTCACTGACCCACCTCCACTCAGGACCATGTATCATGAAGAACAGCGTTTACTGTGTGACATGTGTCCTGGACTACCTGTGGATCCCGGAGCACTCGATGCAGAGCAGGATGCCCAGGTTGATGGAGGCCCAGCGAGGGTCGGCCTGACCGCAGTCGCAGCACTGCTGGTTCCCGGGCAGACTCTGGATCCGCTGCAGGATGGTCTCCCCTCGGGCGCTGCGCTCCCGTGGCTCACTGGCTGAGTCGATGCTGCTGGTGGACGGGGAGGCTGTTCTGTCCAGGCGCTAAACATaaaccacacaaaaaaagatcCATCAGAGCTGCAGGGGGGCACTCAGTGAGTCTGTGAGGTTCAATGTGTTTAATGGAacgctaagctaaccagctaaCTAAGCAGTGACTCACCTCTATGTAGTAGGTGTCCGGGCTCTCTCTGTAGGCTGATGCTATGCTAGCTTGAACCGCCTGAATCCAGGCCTGCCTCAGTTTCTCAGACTCAGCCTGCAGCATGCAGCTCCTGTACAAGAACCACCACTGATAATCACACACTACCAGACTGTAAGAACTTACAGCCATGCTagcagctgtgacacagcaTGTAGCTCCAAGCATATCTATCACAGTGCTCAGcattttagcatgctaacaacaGCCAAGCAGTGGCTAATTAGCAAAAGACACAAAGTATAGATGATGCTAACTGCATACTGTGCACTTGATGAGGGGATTAGCACGCTAACAGGTACACCCTCTGGGGACCAGGAATGTCAGTGTAGCATTATCATTTTAACTCAAGCAGTTCAGCAAGGACGCAGGTCAGGCCTTACTTGGACGGGGAGACGACCTCGAAGCAGAACCTCCTCTCGATGTCCTCACATGGTTTAACAGAGCACAGGCGgaggtcctccaccaccaccgTCAGAGAGTCctgcaaacataaaaaaacaactccgacgtcagcagcacacacagctggtCCTCCTCCATAAGATGTGTTCTCTCCAAAtgaagcatcagcagcagctcttcaccCCGAGAGCCTGTGTGACTCAGGGAGAGGCTGACGGCTCACAGATATGTGGACTTGCCTTGAGCTTCTTTTGATAGACCAGCTGACTGTTCTGTATGGAGAACCACCgtctgaagagagagagagagagagagatgattaaatgaataaaacatgttaGATGGATACAGGTAGAGAAGCCACATCTTGTTTACAGTGAAGCAGCAGATACACCAACAACCACCAACGCTTTATTTACATACACTGCAACATTTTAAAGGTCAGAGATCTATTGGTTAATCTGATGGATTTACACATTTGGGACACGATCTTCCAGAAGGGGTTAAAATCAGACCAATATTGGAATTGTTGGACCAATACCTAATCAGCATTAAGCAAGGTAGAAAATACAAGGAATACAAGGACGTGTGCATCAGGACCCAGAATCGAACCCTGTGGGACGCCACTGATCCAAAGAGGCCTGAAAACCCCCATCCCCAGAGtctgaacttcctgttttacccGCCACAGTTTGGACACATCATCTATAGTGTATACATGGTGAtgtgtgttgctatggttacctgTTCCATGTCTTAAAGGCGTTGCTGGCCCTCTTGAACAGGTATCCCTCCATCACCACACCGTTTGGAGCGTCCACGTTGAACTCCACCTTAGAGTCATCGTATGAAAAGTCCtgatggagaagaagaagaagaaaagccgGTTTAACCCTGGAACTCAGAGGCtggttgatgatgatgatggaataATACCGACGTTCTGCAGCGAGGCGGCTGCAGCGTGTGAGACGCTCTTTGGACACCAGCAGCATTTGCTGTGTGCTGCACTGTACATACAGTCCATAGATCCACATTAACTGTTCACCCATGTAGAAGCggtcacatgtgagtccatGTCTGCAGAGGAGCCCCACGCCATGTTCTTGTGTAACGCAACAGATGTGAGTGTGACGCAGGATTATTACATAAACAGAGCTGATTCATGTACAACTAGCCTGGAACCACTCTGTGACGCTGTGATGCTAAGTCAGAGCTACCACCATTAGCCCTGCATTAAAGGAGCATCAGCGTTTTAAGGACCTACAGTACGTCTTAGATGTACTGTAATATGCAGCAGGACACGATGTTAACTTATCTAACATTACATTTGCATGTTGCACGCCTGCAGCCCTGAGGGAGCGGCCCGGCCGTCCCACCACAGCAGAGTCAATAACATAACCCACATAAAACCAACCCTCAGCGACCCCCCACTGTTTCATAACACCACATATGTACTGACATCCGCTCCCAGCACTCCGTTAACCCCTCACTGCTTCTGTCTGGATAACAGAAAGACCTTCTGCATGTACATGTTCCAGCACATCAACACAGAAATGTACTCCAGACCAGACGTAGAAAGAAATGAGACATTAAAGCCACAGTTTATCTGATCAAACCAAACCTGAGACCACAGCTGGGTCCCTCAAATATCAACTGAAcacaataaaatgagaaaaaaaaaacatgtttaaaagtagtttcattaaaaaaaaacctggtgGTGGAATCATAGACGGTCTATGGGTCAAACTCCACCTAGCATGTGTTTAGCTGTACAGCTAATTGAATGAAAATCAGCTTGTTAGATTATTAGCAAAGCAGCTAACAAATCACAGAGCTGATTAATGTCGAATATATTTGTGTCTGAGTATTTCAATGCAAAAATGCATCTGACATCACATCTGCACGCTAACTCGCCCATCATTTTGTAGCGAAGCTGGCTAACTAGCTAGCTGTTCTGTGCTGCACTGGATATTCATTGTGATTTATATAATTTTACATGTAGCTACCTTTGTAGTTGAATTAATATCTGTCTGCAGAGCATTTTAGCAAAGTAGCTATCCTGCTAGTTGTAACTTACAAACAAACCATTCAGTGAAAACACACGAGCCGGCGTCCTTCCTCTGGTAAAGatttttatattctttttttaacttaatgGTAAAATCCTTTCAAGCTCCCTACTTAGCTGAAATGCTAGCCGACTGGCTGTTAAAGTAGCTCAGTGTGACCCTGTTCACTCTTTTTCAGTCTATCTGGCTCCAACATGGAAAAGCTGGCTCCTGTTTTCCATCAGGGCGACTCCTGCATTCCACTTCATGCAGCACTACTGCCTGAATGCACAATGTCACACTGCATGTATGCACAGAGAGTCACTGTGTAACAGCAGGGACTCAGAGTTGAACACACAACATTAACAGCACTCTTTAAACTAACAGTTTAGGATACAGATCTATATGAAGGTCCCACCCACCACACGGACGTCCCAGTGGCAGAAGATCTTCATTTTTACTGTAATCCAGCAGCATTAAATGATGCAGGTCCCTCAGAGCTGCAGCGCGCCGCTCATCACTCTGCCGCCGTGTAATTCCAGCACTGACATGTGTGCCCTGCACTGCAGCCACCTGCCTGCCGCCCTGTGAGCCCTGTGAGGGATTACAGCTAATTACCATACAGCTGGGCGGAGGACTGGAGCTGCTCCTGACCGAAGGAAAACAACCAGCAGGCTGCCGACAGTCACAgctctgtggacacacactcCTCCCCCTGGCTGGGAGCTCCAGCCCCGTGCTGCTGACACAGTGGGACCCTACCAGACCTGATACACCGTCACCTCCGCCCCTGAGAAACCATGATGCAGCTCACCTCCAGCCTCACACACTGACCGCACCCAACACAGCCCACAACAAAGATCATCTATTATCAATGAAGcaacgtcacacacacacacgtcatcaTCCATCCCTGCTCCgcttcctccacctgctgcagccCAGTGGCAGCTCCACCTTTCATCTGTTCGCTCCAGCTGGGTGCTGTTCGTACCTGTCTGACATCTGCTCAGCTAATCCTCAGCCGACCTGCTCAGGACACACACCCAGCAGGGCGCACGGATTGTGACGGACAGTCAGATTTAAAGGGTTAACCTGATGGAAACCttcctctgactgtctgtggctcCAGGCTGAGACATCATGggttaatgaatgaatgaatgtgttaaGAGCTATTTAGAGTTTGAGTCCTGAAGGAGGTGAAACAGAGAGGACTCAATCACAATC is part of the Parambassis ranga chromosome 7, fParRan2.1, whole genome shotgun sequence genome and harbors:
- the acap3a gene encoding arf-GAP with coiled-coil, ANK repeat and PH domain-containing protein 3 isoform X8 translates to MTVDFEDCVKDSPRFRANIDEVETEVVEIEAKLDKLVKLCSGMIEAGKAYVSANKLFVTGIRDLSQQCKKDEMISECLEKCGESLQEIINYHMILFDQAQRSVKQQLHNFVKEDVRRFKETKKHFDRVREDMEIAQVKNAQAPRNKPHEVEEASSSLSITRKCFRHLALDYVLQINVLQAKKKFEILDAMLSFMHAQYSLFQQGYNLLDELDPYMKKLAAELDQLVIDSAMEKREMEHKHATIQQRTLLQDFSYDDSKVEFNVDAPNGVVMEGYLFKRASNAFKTWNRRWFSIQNSQLVYQKKLKDSLTVVVEDLRLCSVKPCEDIERRFCFEVVSPSKSCMLQAESEKLRQAWIQAVQASIASAYRESPDTYYIERLDRTASPSTSSIDSASEPRERSARGETILQRIQSLPGNQQCCDCGQADPRWASINLGILLCIECSGIHRSLGVHCSKVRSLTLDSWEPELLKLMCELGNSIINHIYEGSFQDQGLKKPLPSSSRQEKEAWIKAKYVEKKFLKRLGSTEILINGERKRSERRWSVKKCRRHNSATTVPKTRRRYRQEPGSTSPSTLSSAAAKFRRESLFCPDELDSLFSYFDTGSGPRSKPLSGLSSDSGLGGSTDGSTDILVFGSVVNSVTEEEREVSEDSSGEAELEAEPETSDPEDVRDLHPGALLYKASRARNLPVMAEALAHGADVNLVNDEDEGKTPLVQAVIGGSLIACEFLLQNAADVNQRDARGRGPLHHATYLGHTGQVCLFLKRGATQNDEDEEGHDPLSIAVQQANADIVTLLRLARMNEEMRESEGPFGQPGHYPSSSPTEQQYKKCIQEFICLTLLDC
- the acap3a gene encoding arf-GAP with coiled-coil, ANK repeat and PH domain-containing protein 3 isoform X9, with the translated sequence MTVDFEDCVKDSPRFRANIDEVETEVVEIEAKLDKLVKLCSGMIEAGKAYVSANKLFVTGIRDLSQQCKKDEMISECLEKCGESLQEIINYHMILFDQAQRSVKQQLHNFVKEDVRRFKETKKHFDRVREDMEIAQVKNAQAPRNKPHEVEEASSSLSITRKCFRHLALDYVLQINVLQAKKKFEILDAMLSFMHAQYSLFQQGYNLLDELDPYMKKLAAELDQLVIDSAMEKREMEHKHATIQQRTLLQDFSYDDSKVEFNVDAPNGVVMEGYLFKRASNAFKTWNRRWFSIQNSQLVYQKKLKDSLTVVVEDLRLCSVKPCEDIERRFCFEVVSPSKSCMLQAESEKLRQAWIQAVQASIASAYRESPDTYYIERLDRTASPSTSSIDSASEPRERSARGETILQRIQSLPGNQQCCDCGQADPRWASINLGILLCIECSGIHRSLGVHCSKVRSLTLDSWEPELLKLMCELGNSIINHIYEGSFQDQGLKKPLPSSSRQEKEAWIKAKYVEKKFLKRLGSTEILINGERKRSERRWSVKKCRRHNSATTVPKTRRRYRQEPGSTSPSTLSSAAAKFRRESLFCPDELDSLFSYFDTGSGPRSPAGLSSDSGLGGSTDGSTDILVFGSVVNSVTEEEREVSEDSSGEAELEAEPETSDPEDVRDLHPGALLYKASRARNLPVMAEALAHGADVNLVNDEDEGKTPLVQAVIGGSLIACEFLLQNAADVNQRDARGRGPLHHATYLGHTGQVCLFLKRGATQNDEDEEGHDPLSIAVQQANADIVTLLRLARMNEEMRESEGPFGQPGHYPSSSPTEQQYKKCIQEFICLTLLDC